A section of the Erwinia sp. E602 genome encodes:
- a CDS encoding TIGR04086 family membrane protein translates to MDIQRDSVVVRRISWGSVIAGVVTAIALSLLFTTLGTSLGLSMLQPKADDVVNGADKAVLAWSVISVVISLACGGFIAGRLAGTDGTVHGFLSWATSLIVASVLGFMAVGGALNMAGSAVGSVASATGSAVSGIGSVAAKAAGGTADMAKNLSDRLGFDTKLTAANADDNITEALRKSGVPELQPDYLQSQLQAAGNDVASAVKDLAVSPDSSDAIFDKLGQKLKARVDTVSQSVSRDDVKNALAQNTSMTPEEADKAVDNFIKTRDTTVTQAKQRLDELQGRLNEAKVQYAELKKEAIEKADQAASAGARLALWSFIALLIGAVVSAFAGLWGVNTHPEYRRIRA, encoded by the coding sequence ATGGACATTCAGAGAGATTCAGTTGTGGTCAGACGTATATCATGGGGCAGCGTGATCGCCGGCGTGGTCACCGCTATTGCGCTGTCCCTGCTCTTCACCACCCTCGGCACCAGCCTCGGTCTGTCAATGCTGCAGCCTAAAGCCGACGATGTGGTGAACGGTGCGGATAAAGCCGTGCTGGCGTGGTCGGTGATTTCGGTGGTGATCAGCCTTGCCTGCGGCGGGTTTATCGCCGGCCGTCTTGCCGGCACTGACGGCACCGTTCACGGATTCCTCAGCTGGGCAACCTCGCTGATCGTCGCTTCGGTACTGGGCTTTATGGCGGTCGGCGGGGCGCTGAATATGGCAGGCTCCGCGGTAGGCTCTGTCGCTTCAGCCACCGGCAGCGCGGTCAGCGGCATTGGCAGCGTGGCGGCCAAAGCCGCAGGCGGCACCGCAGATATGGCGAAAAACCTGTCGGATCGCCTTGGCTTCGACACTAAGCTGACCGCGGCAAACGCGGATGACAATATCACCGAGGCGTTACGCAAGTCCGGCGTCCCCGAGCTGCAGCCGGACTATCTCCAGTCCCAGCTGCAGGCGGCGGGCAATGACGTGGCTTCAGCCGTTAAGGATCTGGCGGTCAGCCCGGACAGCAGCGATGCCATTTTTGATAAACTGGGTCAGAAGCTGAAAGCACGGGTCGATACGGTCAGCCAGTCCGTCAGCCGTGATGATGTTAAAAATGCGCTGGCGCAGAACACCAGCATGACCCCTGAAGAGGCGGATAAAGCGGTTGATAACTTTATCAAAACCCGCGATACCACCGTCACTCAGGCGAAACAGCGTCTGGACGAACTGCAGGGCCGCCTGAACGAGGCGAAAGTGCAGTACGCCGAACTCAAAAAAGAAGCGATTGAGAAAGCGGATCAGGCGGCCAGCGCCGGTGCCAGACTGGCGCTGTGGTCGTTCATTGCGCTGCTGATCGGTGCGGTCGTCAGCGCCTTTGCCGGCCTGTGGGGGGTGAACACCCATCCTGAGTATCGTCGCATCAGGGCATAA
- a CDS encoding LysR family transcriptional regulator has translation MNSMHHVLRRIDLNLLPVFDAVFRHRSVRLAAVELSMSTSALSHALARLRDFLKDPLFYREGHRMCPSVYAQQLAPHIARSLSALNQHLSPVQPFDPLNSSETFRVAVTDYTAFCIFPQLMRTIENTAPGINFELFHLPHNPALNQLLAGEVDLALSFSEPDDVKHQDLDEVQLFSDEFVVIGNVNRQSMTLEDYLSAGHLVVTPWNERQGLLDTHLAKLGLQRRITLKTPSMLSSPYIIAESELLMAIPSFVAGKLEKLANFKTFKLPFFAPHFTVKIFSHERSGKKKSTDWLKKLILNQSGIGSDPAMTPYKL, from the coding sequence ATGAATTCTATGCATCATGTGCTGAGGCGTATCGATCTTAACCTGTTGCCTGTTTTTGATGCGGTGTTCCGGCACCGATCGGTCCGGCTTGCGGCGGTTGAACTCTCAATGAGCACTTCAGCACTCAGCCATGCCTTAGCGCGCCTGCGTGACTTTCTGAAGGACCCTCTGTTCTATCGTGAGGGGCACCGAATGTGCCCCAGCGTTTACGCTCAACAGCTTGCTCCCCACATCGCCAGGTCACTGTCTGCCCTTAATCAGCATCTCAGCCCGGTGCAGCCGTTCGATCCCCTGAACAGCAGTGAAACGTTTCGTGTTGCGGTAACGGACTACACCGCCTTCTGTATTTTTCCGCAGCTGATGCGTACGATTGAAAACACTGCGCCCGGCATTAATTTTGAACTGTTTCATTTACCTCACAACCCGGCCCTGAATCAGTTACTGGCAGGAGAAGTGGACCTGGCGCTGAGTTTTAGCGAGCCGGACGACGTTAAACATCAGGATTTGGACGAGGTTCAACTCTTCAGTGATGAATTTGTGGTGATCGGTAACGTTAATCGTCAAAGCATGACGCTGGAAGATTATCTGTCTGCAGGACATCTGGTGGTGACGCCGTGGAATGAAAGACAGGGATTGCTGGATACGCACCTCGCAAAGCTGGGTCTGCAACGTCGGATTACGCTTAAAACCCCTTCAATGCTGAGTTCACCCTATATTATCGCCGAAAGTGAACTGCTTATGGCAATCCCGTCATTCGTTGCGGGAAAGCTGGAAAAACTGGCTAATTTTAAGACGTTTAAATTGCCGTTCTTTGCACCTCATTTCACCGTAAAAATATTCTCACATGAACGCAGTGGTAAAAAAAAATCTACCGACTGGTTAAAAAAATTAATTTTAAACCAGTCGGGCATCGGCAGCGATCCGGCTATGACGCCATACAAGCTGTAA
- a CDS encoding GNAT family N-acetyltransferase produces the protein MDVMIRQASEADTDAIYNMINGLSVYREAPLEAIPAIEEIRTFLFSPGSPAEAYICEIDGTVNGYAIISMSQASWSGRHRLSVEELYFTPDYRGRGAGKTLLQYIAQLAVSRQCSRIEWNVLEWDKPANEFYQSIDALPLNEWVRYRLDGPALERFASCTTL, from the coding sequence ATGGACGTGATGATCAGGCAGGCCAGCGAGGCAGATACGGATGCCATCTATAACATGATCAATGGCTTATCCGTCTACAGAGAGGCACCGCTGGAGGCCATACCCGCCATTGAAGAAATCAGGACGTTTTTATTCTCTCCGGGATCGCCTGCTGAAGCCTATATCTGTGAAATAGACGGGACTGTCAATGGATACGCGATAATCTCAATGAGTCAGGCCAGCTGGTCAGGCCGCCATCGCCTGAGCGTGGAAGAGCTCTACTTTACGCCCGACTACCGGGGGAGGGGGGCTGGAAAAACGCTGCTGCAGTATATCGCCCAACTGGCGGTAAGCCGGCAGTGCAGCCGCATTGAATGGAACGTACTGGAGTGGGATAAACCGGCCAACGAGTTTTATCAGAGTATTGATGCGCTGCCCCTTAACGAGTGGGTTCGCTACCGGCTTGACGGCCCCGCGCTGGAAAGATTCGCCAGCTGCACCACGCTCTGA
- a CDS encoding MFS transporter yields the protein MAQANDINNITQNETLPSPAAASSLDPLRQPVFRMLWIATVVSNIGSWMNDVGINWTMLTLSADPLSVALVQAASSLPMFLFALPSGVLADIIDRRKYLLFSQLWVFIAAAGLTLLSFTGHVTPLVLLIAAFLMSAGAAMSSPPFQAIVSDLVKKEELGPAIALNSLGINISRAIGPALGGLILSFAGPWMVFLLNALSVVGVAWVLYRWKESPGIQRLPPEHFFPAVRAGLRYVHAAPVLRNVLVRTVAFFVFGSAGWALLPLVARRELGMGPGGYGILLAFIGVGAICGAVLLPRLRKRFNADQLMVLASLMFAATLLALAFIRNVWLLNVFEFFTGFAWIAVLSTLNLGAQRSAAKWVKARALAVYLTVFFGSMTVGSAIWGQLASSYGIPLSLCVATLGMVLGCFTVLRWRLDKDPDLNLDLSDSNEPVPVLDVHHDRGPVRVSYEYLLQQQDAPAFMVCMQDLRRVRRRGGAINWAVYEDILQPGIFVETFEVGSWMEHLRQLERYTMNDQRIQNRVTAFHQAEQMPVARYLIAPE from the coding sequence ATGGCGCAAGCTAACGATATCAACAACATTACGCAGAATGAGACCCTGCCGTCCCCGGCGGCGGCATCATCTCTGGATCCTTTGCGTCAGCCGGTGTTTCGCATGCTGTGGATTGCCACGGTGGTGTCCAATATTGGCTCGTGGATGAACGACGTAGGGATCAACTGGACCATGCTGACGCTCAGCGCCGATCCCCTCAGCGTGGCGCTGGTGCAGGCAGCCAGCAGCCTGCCGATGTTCCTGTTCGCCCTGCCCTCTGGCGTGCTGGCCGATATTATCGACCGGCGTAAGTATCTGCTGTTTTCACAGCTGTGGGTGTTCATCGCCGCCGCCGGGCTGACCCTGTTGTCCTTTACCGGGCACGTCACGCCGCTGGTACTGCTGATTGCGGCCTTCCTGATGAGCGCCGGTGCGGCAATGAGTTCACCGCCGTTTCAGGCCATTGTGTCGGACCTGGTGAAAAAGGAGGAGTTAGGACCCGCGATTGCGCTTAACTCGCTGGGTATCAATATCAGCCGCGCCATCGGTCCGGCACTCGGCGGGCTGATCCTGTCGTTCGCCGGGCCATGGATGGTGTTTCTGCTTAACGCCCTCTCTGTCGTTGGCGTCGCCTGGGTGCTGTACCGCTGGAAAGAGTCGCCCGGTATTCAGCGCCTGCCGCCGGAGCACTTTTTTCCCGCCGTGCGCGCCGGTCTGCGCTACGTACACGCCGCACCGGTGCTGCGCAACGTACTGGTTCGTACCGTGGCATTCTTCGTGTTCGGCAGCGCCGGCTGGGCGCTTCTACCGCTGGTTGCACGCCGCGAACTGGGGATGGGGCCAGGCGGCTACGGCATTCTGCTGGCGTTTATCGGCGTCGGGGCGATTTGTGGCGCGGTGCTCCTGCCCCGGCTGCGCAAACGCTTTAACGCCGACCAGCTGATGGTGCTGGCCAGCCTGATGTTTGCCGCGACCCTGCTGGCGCTGGCGTTTATACGCAATGTCTGGCTGCTCAACGTGTTTGAGTTCTTCACCGGCTTCGCATGGATTGCCGTGCTCTCAACCCTGAATCTGGGCGCGCAGCGTAGCGCCGCAAAGTGGGTCAAGGCGCGGGCGCTGGCGGTTTACCTCACCGTGTTCTTTGGCTCAATGACCGTGGGTAGCGCCATCTGGGGGCAGCTCGCGTCCAGTTACGGCATTCCGCTATCGCTGTGTGTGGCAACGCTGGGGATGGTGCTGGGCTGCTTTACCGTATTGCGCTGGCGTCTGGATAAAGATCCTGACCTCAATCTGGACCTCAGTGATAGCAACGAGCCGGTTCCGGTACTGGATGTGCACCACGATCGCGGGCCGGTGCGGGTAAGCTACGAGTACCTGCTGCAACAGCAGGATGCGCCGGCATTTATGGTCTGTATGCAGGACTTAAGGCGCGTACGACGTCGCGGCGGCGCCATCAACTGGGCGGTGTACGAGGATATTCTGCAACCCGGCATTTTCGTTGAAACATTTGAGGTGGGCTCGTGGATGGAGCATCTGCGCCAGCTTGAACGCTACACGATGAACGATCAACGGATACAGAACCGGGTAACCGCATTTCATCAGGCAGAACAGATGCCCGTGGCACGCTATCTGATTGCACCTGAGTAA
- a CDS encoding amidohydrolase, whose product MVTLGKADVILTNGRFHTVDRENPVADAVAIRDGKFQAVGSLAEVMQYHCEGTNVLDLKGHTVVPGLNDSHLHLIRGGLNYNLELRWEGVPSVADALRMLKNQALRTPSPQWVRVVGGWNEFQFAERRMPTLDEINEAAPDTPVFVLHLYDRALLNRAALKVVGYTRDTPNPPGGEIQRDGNGNPTGMLIARPNAMILYATLAKGPKLPLEQQVNSTRQFMRELNRLGITSAIDAGGGFQNYPEDYQVIAELHEKKQLTIRIAYNLFTQRPGHELEDFEKWTDLLTPGQGTDYFRHNGAGEMLVFSAADFEDFLEPRPDLAPGMEDELERVVRHLVEHRWPFRLHATYDESISRMLDVFEKVNRDIPFNGLHWFFDHAETVTQRNIDRIKELGGGIAVQHRMAFQGEYFAERYGIEATRHTPPVARMLETGVPVGLGTDATRVASYNPWTALYWLVSGRTVGGMQMYDVNARLDRDTALMLWTQGSAWFSSEQGKKGQIKAGQLADVVVLSKDYFSVPEEEIKGIESVLTLVDGNIVYAAGSFTSEAPPSIPVLPEWSPVVKVPGHYRSAPPSANTRVGLQQMPHQCSGPCGVHSHSHDVARGANLPVSEDNAFWGALGCSCFAF is encoded by the coding sequence ATGGTTACCCTTGGTAAAGCCGACGTCATACTCACTAATGGACGATTTCACACTGTCGATCGCGAAAACCCGGTGGCCGATGCCGTGGCCATTCGCGACGGTAAATTTCAGGCCGTGGGCAGCCTGGCGGAAGTTATGCAGTACCATTGTGAGGGAACCAACGTCCTCGATCTTAAGGGCCATACCGTCGTACCGGGCCTGAATGACTCACACCTGCACTTAATCCGTGGCGGTCTGAACTACAACCTGGAGCTGCGCTGGGAAGGCGTTCCCTCCGTCGCGGATGCGCTACGCATGCTGAAAAATCAGGCGCTGCGCACCCCTTCGCCACAGTGGGTGCGCGTGGTGGGCGGCTGGAACGAATTCCAGTTTGCCGAGCGGCGTATGCCCACGCTGGATGAGATCAACGAAGCGGCGCCGGACACGCCGGTGTTCGTACTGCACCTGTATGACCGCGCGCTGCTTAACCGTGCCGCACTGAAAGTGGTGGGCTATACCAGAGATACGCCTAACCCGCCGGGCGGTGAGATCCAGCGCGACGGCAACGGCAACCCGACCGGCATGCTGATCGCCCGTCCCAACGCCATGATCCTGTACGCCACGCTGGCGAAAGGACCGAAACTGCCGCTGGAGCAACAGGTGAACTCTACCCGCCAGTTCATGCGCGAGTTAAACCGTCTGGGCATCACCAGCGCCATTGATGCCGGCGGCGGCTTCCAGAACTACCCGGAAGATTATCAGGTGATTGCCGAGCTGCATGAGAAGAAGCAGTTGACGATCCGTATCGCCTACAACCTGTTTACCCAGCGTCCGGGGCACGAGCTGGAAGATTTTGAAAAATGGACCGACCTGCTCACTCCGGGCCAGGGCACCGACTACTTCCGCCACAACGGCGCGGGGGAAATGCTGGTCTTCTCGGCGGCCGATTTCGAAGACTTCCTGGAACCGCGTCCCGACCTGGCACCGGGCATGGAAGATGAACTTGAGCGCGTCGTCCGCCACCTGGTTGAACACCGTTGGCCTTTCCGCCTGCACGCCACCTACGACGAATCAATCAGCCGTATGCTCGACGTGTTTGAAAAGGTTAACCGCGACATTCCGTTTAACGGCCTGCACTGGTTCTTCGATCACGCTGAAACCGTTACCCAGCGCAATATCGATCGCATCAAGGAGTTAGGCGGCGGCATCGCGGTCCAGCACCGTATGGCCTTCCAGGGCGAATACTTCGCCGAGCGCTACGGCATCGAAGCAACCCGCCACACGCCGCCGGTGGCCCGCATGCTGGAGACCGGCGTGCCGGTCGGGCTGGGGACTGACGCCACCCGCGTGGCCAGCTACAACCCGTGGACCGCGCTCTACTGGCTGGTGTCCGGCCGCACCGTAGGCGGGATGCAGATGTATGACGTCAACGCCCGTCTGGATCGCGATACGGCGCTGATGCTGTGGACGCAAGGCAGCGCCTGGTTCTCCAGCGAACAGGGTAAGAAAGGACAGATTAAAGCCGGTCAGCTGGCGGACGTCGTGGTACTGAGCAAGGATTACTTCAGCGTGCCGGAAGAAGAAATTAAGGGTATTGAATCGGTGCTGACCCTGGTGGACGGGAACATCGTCTACGCTGCGGGTTCTTTCACCTCTGAAGCGCCGCCGTCAATTCCTGTGCTGCCAGAATGGTCGCCGGTGGTGAAGGTGCCGGGCCACTACCGCAGCGCCCCCCCTTCTGCGAACACCCGCGTTGGTCTGCAGCAGATGCCTCACCAGTGCAGCGGTCCGTGCGGCGTGCACAGCCACTCACATGACGTGGCTCGCGGCGCCAACCTGCCGGTATCCGAAGATAACGCCTTCTGGGGCGCGCTCGGCTGCAGCTGTTTTGCATTCTGA
- a CDS encoding hydrolase: MTNRKLEVLTPQNCQIIFIDQQPQMAFGVQSIDRQVLKNNVVALAKAAKVFNIPTVLTTVETESFSGNTFPELLDVFPGQDILERTSMNSWDDQKVRDALAANGKKKIVVSGLWTEVCNNTFALCAMLEGDYEIYMVADASGGTTKEAHDYAMQRMIQAGVIPVTWQQVMLEWQRDWAHKETYNAVMDIAKEHSGAYGIGVDYAYTMVHKAPSRQKSEHRTLAPVPAPVR; the protein is encoded by the coding sequence ATGACCAATCGCAAGCTTGAAGTACTGACGCCGCAGAACTGCCAGATTATCTTTATCGATCAGCAGCCACAGATGGCGTTTGGTGTGCAGTCAATCGATCGCCAGGTGCTGAAAAATAACGTGGTGGCGCTGGCTAAAGCGGCCAAAGTCTTCAATATTCCGACCGTACTGACTACCGTTGAGACCGAAAGTTTTTCCGGTAATACCTTCCCGGAGCTGCTGGACGTGTTCCCGGGGCAGGACATCCTTGAGCGCACCTCAATGAACTCATGGGATGACCAGAAGGTACGTGACGCACTGGCGGCGAACGGCAAGAAGAAAATTGTTGTTTCTGGTCTGTGGACTGAAGTGTGCAACAACACGTTCGCACTGTGCGCAATGCTGGAAGGTGATTACGAAATTTACATGGTGGCTGATGCTTCAGGCGGCACCACCAAAGAAGCGCACGACTATGCGATGCAGCGCATGATTCAGGCTGGCGTTATTCCTGTCACCTGGCAGCAGGTGATGCTGGAGTGGCAGCGTGACTGGGCCCACAAAGAGACGTACAACGCGGTGATGGACATTGCGAAAGAGCACTCAGGTGCTTACGGTATCGGCGTGGATTACGCCTACACCATGGTACACAAGGCGCCTTCACGTCAGAAGAGCGAACACCGTACCCTGGCTCCGGTTCCGGCACCGGTGCGTTAA
- a CDS encoding DUF1427 family protein: MSPLLLSLGAGTLIGIIYALLRVQSPAPPAVALIGLLGMVIGSTLGGKLLHTSPSARVTTSEQHPITADHRPASLPLLAKQAG; this comes from the coding sequence GTGAGTCCTTTATTACTCTCTCTGGGCGCAGGCACGCTGATCGGCATCATCTATGCGCTGCTCAGGGTTCAGTCTCCGGCTCCGCCAGCGGTGGCACTGATCGGACTGCTGGGAATGGTTATCGGCAGCACCCTGGGAGGGAAACTGCTTCACACTTCCCCATCAGCCAGGGTGACCACCAGCGAGCAACACCCGATCACCGCCGATCACCGGCCGGCATCGTTACCCTTACTGGCTAAGCAGGCGGGATAA
- a CDS encoding DUF1427 family protein has protein sequence MLKTYSVSLIVGVLAGLIYAILDVNSPAPPIVALVGLLGMQTGEHIIPLARRLIQRQPVSLHWFRHEYHHKIGDNSSSSEDKSSQGSARSGPEF, from the coding sequence ATGTTGAAAACCTATTCTGTTTCACTGATCGTTGGCGTACTGGCGGGCCTGATCTATGCCATCCTTGACGTAAATTCCCCGGCCCCTCCGATCGTTGCACTGGTGGGGCTGCTGGGCATGCAGACTGGCGAGCACATTATCCCGTTAGCCAGACGACTGATTCAACGCCAGCCGGTCAGTCTTCACTGGTTTCGCCATGAGTATCACCATAAAATCGGGGATAATTCTTCGTCCTCAGAGGACAAATCCTCCCAGGGAAGCGCCCGATCCGGGCCTGAGTTTTAA
- a CDS encoding response regulator transcription factor has product MQLSQRIIVVDDERSVRSGLTNLLQSEGFLSEAFDSAESLLSDEAAMANAALFIIDVQLKGMNGFELFINLTRRLKNPPGIIISGNGDESMHRYAIALGAIAFLPKPIEIDTLFEHILHAFSCQAARQ; this is encoded by the coding sequence ATGCAGCTGTCGCAGCGCATTATCGTCGTCGATGATGAACGTTCTGTCCGCAGTGGTCTGACCAACCTGCTTCAGTCAGAAGGTTTTCTGTCAGAGGCGTTTGATTCGGCAGAATCTCTTCTTTCTGATGAAGCAGCGATGGCGAATGCCGCGCTTTTTATCATTGATGTGCAGTTGAAAGGCATGAATGGTTTTGAGCTTTTCATCAATCTTACCCGGCGGCTGAAAAACCCGCCGGGTATTATCATTTCCGGCAATGGAGATGAGAGTATGCACAGGTATGCGATCGCGCTTGGCGCGATTGCGTTTTTGCCTAAGCCCATAGAGATTGACACCTTGTTTGAACATATCCTCCATGCGTTTTCCTGCCAGGCTGCACGTCAGTGA